From one Trachemys scripta elegans isolate TJP31775 chromosome 14, CAS_Tse_1.0, whole genome shotgun sequence genomic stretch:
- the GRIN2C gene encoding glutamate receptor ionotropic, NMDA 2C translates to MGRALTHTLVLSMVLGCSAVIMDLLLPSPGEPVVNVAVVFGGSSYPLHIRSRLTHQSFLDLPLEIHPVTVIVNDTNPSTLLTQICNILASTKIHGIVFEDNIGTEAVAQILDFISSQTQVPIISISGGSAVVLTPKEPGSAFLQLGVSIEQQIQVIFKVLEEYDWGSFAVITSLYPGHNIFVDVIRSFTDASYFGWELQDVLTFEMTQDGSNSKTQRLLRQVDAQVMIVYCSREEAVYLFQVAEQAGLVGPGYIWIVPSLTVGNMEIPPVSFPVGLISVVTESWKMSLRQKVRDGVAIIATGAESYFRTHGYLPDVGKDCKTPPTTTANSTFYRHLLNVTWEHRDFSFNEGGYLVRPTMVVISLNRHRLWEMVGKWEKGIIHMKYPVWPRYGSFLQPVSDNRHLTVATLEERPFVIVENTDPASGVCVRNTVPCRKQTNYTDSGDGPVDPYTKLCCKGFCIDILKKLAKAVKFSYDLYLVTNGKHGKIVRGIWNGMIGEVYYQRADMAIGSLTINEERSEIVDFSVPFVETGISVMVARSNGTVSPSAFLEPYSPAVWVMMFVMCLTVVAITVFMFEYFSPVGYNQNLTSGKKSGGPSFTIGKSIWLLWALVFNNSVPIENPKGTTSKIMVLIWAFFAVIFLASYTANLAAFMIQEQYIDTVSGLSDKKFQRPQEQYPPFRFGTVPNGSTERNIRSNYPDMHTHMVKYNQRSVEDALTSLKMGKLDAFIYDAAVLNYMAGKDEGCKLVTIGSGKVFATTGYGIALQKDSKWKRPIDLALLQFLGDGETQKLETVWLSGICQNEKNEVMSSKLDIDNMAGVFYMLLVAMGLSLLVFAWEHLVYWKLRHSVPKSHKLDFLLAISRGIYSCFNGVQNLESPVRVRTPDVTANSAQVNVLKMLQAAKDMVSTATVGSSLENATRTIENWTNRSENLQTTFSLRTPQLVVQNTSVSNRPPYSSNMATTEKLGRDCAQRAVPPPISAPQQPFVDSRLPANENWRAVNEQPPILHPLKFRGSYSGDKVLPGSTMGGFPHLLVRTMPPSHFGSHVPLGNHLSTPLSPLKTQRELPLPDIYKEHKRPVSRGEEKEKLPPNVHLVYGEGGHGGPAQLAKLFSTSEKSPFLPPDCMHSSFSKADRPCRPLVTVFKEPEPVELPLLGKEKPNRRASLLRSAWEQNEKHHSLGIRRYDGKSSARGDVPDLFPKAGVALRQTPMYYPTEALRPSAMCNRKRVEANSRLPWKGQRLLHSQAARLPSYGEACLQNATGVHRASSTVVHKQYAYMNSYTNLPMYLGRLYQGPPPLCEHSRTSQRCVSRAPWAPRSRDYLVQEDSRRTMYFDSMYRDYTERSRAEPSFLQMVNTERRDLLAAQRMNSPYAARSWRRISSLESEV, encoded by the exons GAGCCCGGCTCTgccttcctgcagctgggagtcTCCATTGAGCAGCAGATCCAGGTGATCTTCAAAGTCCTGGAGGAATATGACTGGGGCTCCTTTGCGGTCATCACCAGCCTGTATCCAGGGCACAACATCTTTGTGGACGTTATCCGTTCCTTCACAGATGCCAGCTACTTTGGTTGGGAACTCCAGGACGTCCTGACCTTTGAGATGACCCAGGATGGGAGCAACTCCAAAACCCAGCGGCTGCTACGGCAGGTCGATGCCCAGGTGATGATTGTGTACTGCTCGCGGGAGGAGGCTGTGTACCTCTTCCAGGTGGCGGAGCAGGCGGGCTTGGTCGGGCCCGGCTACATCTGGATTGTGCCCAGCCTGACGGTGGGGAACATGGAGATCCCGCCTGTCTCTTTCCCCGTCGGCCTCATCAGTGTGGTGACCGAGAGCTGGAAGATGAGCCTGAGGCAGAAGGTTCGGGACGGCGTGGCCATCATAGCCACGGGGGCTGAGAGCTACTTCAGGACCCACGGGTACCTCCCAGATGTGGGCAAGGACTGTAAGACGCCACCTACCACCACCGCTAACAGCACTTTCTACAG GCACCTGCTGAACGTGACGTGGGAGCACAGGGACTTCTCCTTCAATGAAGGTGGCTACTTGGTGAGGCCCACCATGGTGGTGATCTCACTGAACCGGCATCGGCTCTGGGAGATG GTGGGGAAATGGGAGAAGGGGATCATCCACATGAAGTACCCAGTGTGGCCCCGCTATGGCTCCTTCCTGCAGCCCGTGTCGGACAATCGCCACCTCACCGTGGCCACCCTCGAAGAGAGGCCCTTTGTGATCGTGGAGAACACGGACCCGGCCTCTGGCGTCTGTGTGCGCAACACCGTCCCCTGCCGGAAGCAAACCAACTACACCGACAG TGGGGATGGACCTGTGGACCCCTACACCAAACTCTGCTGCAAGGGCTTCTGCATTGATATCCTGAAGAAGCTGGCCAAGGCCGTGAAGTTCTCCTACGACCTCTACCTGGTAACCAATGGAAAACATGGGAAGATAGTGCGTGGCATCTGGAATGGCATGATTGGCGAG GTGTACTACCAGCGAGCGGACATGGCCATAGGGTCCCTCACCATCAACGAGGAGCGGTCTGAGATTGTGGACTTCTCTGTGCCCTTTGTGGAGACAGGCATTAGTGTCATGGTGGCTAGAAGCAATGGGACAGTCTCGCCTTCTGCCTTCCTAG AGCCCTACAGCCCGGCGGTGTGGGTGATGATGTTCGTGATGTGTCTCACTGTGGTCGCCATCACCGTCTTCATGTTCGAATATTTCAGCCCCGTCGGCTACAACCAGAATCTAACCAGTGGCAAAA AGTCCGGCGGGCCCTCCTTCACCATTGGCAAATCTATCTGGCTGCTGTGGGCCCTGGTCTTTAATAACTCGGTGCCCATTGAGAATCCAAAAGGCACCACAAGTAAGATCATGGTGCTGATCTGGGCCTTCTTCGCAGTGATCTTCCTGGCCAGTTACACAGCTAACCTGGCAGCCTTTATGATCCAGGAGCAATATATTGACACCGTCTCTGGGCTGAGTGACAAGAAG TTCCAACGGCCCCAGGAGCAGTATCCCCCATTCCGCTTCGGCACCGTTCCCAACGGCAGCACGGAGAGGAACATTCGGAGCAACTATCCAGATATGCACACGCACATGGTGAAATACAACCAGCGCTCGGTGGAAGATGCCCTGACCAGCCTCAAAATGGG GAAGCTGGACGCCTTTATCTACGATGCTGCTGTGCTGAATTACATGGCCGGCAAGGACGAGGGCTGCAAGCTGGTGACCATTGGCAGCGGAAAGGTCTTTGCTACCACCGGCTATGGCATTGCTCTGCAGAAGGATTCCAAGTGGAAGAGGCCAATTGACTTGGCCCTTCTGCAGTTCCTGGGAGATG GGGAAACCCAGAAACTGGAGACCGTCTGGCTGTCGGGGATCTGCCAGAATGAGAAGAATGAGGTGATGAGCAGCAAGCTAGACATTGACAACATGGCCGGGGTCTTCTACATGCTGTTGGTGGCCATGGGGTTGAGCCTGCTGGTCTTTGCCTGGGAGCACCTGGTGTACTGGAAACTGCGCCACTCTGTCCCCAAGTCGCACAAACTTGACTTCCTTCTGGCCATAAGCAGG GGCATTTATAGCTGTTTCAATGGAGTCCAGAATCTGGAGAGCCCTGTTCGTGTTCGCACTCCCGATGTCACCGCTAACTCTGCCCAAGTCAACGTGCTGAAGATGCTGCAGGCTGCCAAGGACATGGTGTCAACAGCCACTGTTGGGAGCTCCCTTGAGAATGCCACGCGCACCATCGAGAACTGGACGAACCGGAGCGAAAACCTCCAGACCACGTTCTCCCTTAGAACTCCTCAGCTTGTTGTCCAGAACACCAGTGTGTCCAACAGGCCACCCTACTCCTCCAATATGGCCACAACAGAGAAGCTTGGGCGGGACTGTGCCCAGAGGGCTGTTCCACCACCCATCTCTGCTCCCCAACAGCCCTTTGTGGACTCTAGGCTGCCAGCTAATGAAAACTGGAGGGCGGTAAATGAGCAACCTCCAATACTTCACCCCTTAAAGTTTAGAGGAAGCTATTCTGGGGATAAAGTTCTTCCAGGTTCCACCATGGGTGGCTTTCCGCACCTCCTGGTGAGAACCATGCCTCCATCCCATTTCGGGAGCCACGTGCCCCTGGGAAACCATCTTAGCACTCCCCTCTCACCACTGAAAACTCAAAGGGAGCTTCCCCTCCCAGACATCTACAAAGAGCACAAGCGCCCTGTTTccaggggagaggaaaaggagaagcTCCCACCAAATGTTCACCTGGTATATGGGGAAGGAGGACACGGGGGCCCAGCCCAGCTGGCAAAGCTGTTCTCCACTTCTGAGAAGAGCCCTTTCTTGCCTCCCGACTGCATGCACAGCTCCTTCTCAAAAGCCGACAGGCCTTGCAGACCTTTAGTTACTGTGTTCAAGGAACCGGAACCAGTGGAGCTACCTCTTCTGGGCAAGGAGAAGCCGAACAGGAGAGCCAGCCTGCTGAGGTCTGCCTGGGAGCAGAATGAGAAACACCATTCCCTAGGCATCCGGAGATACGACGGCAAGTCTTCCGCCCGAGGAGATGTGCCAGATCTCTTCCCCAAAGCCGGTGTGGCGCTGAGGCAGACACCAATGTACTATCCCACTGAAGCCCTCAGGCCCAGTGCTATGTGCAACAGAAAACGCGTGGAGGCAAACTCCAGGCTCCCTTGGAAAGGACAGCGGCTCCTGCACTCTCAGGCGGCGAGGCTGCCCTCTTACGGGGAGGCATGCCTGCAGAATGCCACCGGCGTGCACCGGGCCTCCTCCACTGTGGTGCACAAACAGTACGCCTACATGAACTCCTATACGAACCTGCCCATGTACTTGGGGCGGCTTTACCAGGGGCCTCCCCCGCTCTGCGAACACTCCAGGACCAGCCAGCGCTGTGTCAGTCGGGCTCCCTGGGCACCCAGGAGCAGGGACTACTTGGTCCAAGAGGACAGCCGGAGGACCATGTACTTTGACAGCATGTACAGAGACTATACAGAGCGAAGCAGAGCAGAGCCGTCCTTCCTCCAGATGGTCAATACGGAGAGGAGGGACCTCCTGGCAGCCCAGAGAATGAACAGTCCTTACGCTGCCCGGTCCTGGAGACGAATCTCTAGCCTAGAGTCCGAGGTGTGA